ACTGCGCTTCGTGAAGGCTATACAAAAGACCAGATTGAGCAGGCACTGATAAACAGGGCATTTGACAAAGAGGAGATAGATGCGGCGCTCGATGCTGCAATCCAGAAGGTGAGGGGCAGGGAAAAAATGCAAAAAAAATTCCAGAGCTTTATCCCGCCCAATTTCCGTGAGAATGAGTCGAGGATAATAGAAAAATTTTCTTCAAGGATGCTGAAAAAAGGGTTCCATGCTGACCAGATAAGGGGGGTCCTCCTCGCAAGGGGCTATGACAAGGCCAAAGTCGACCAAATCATTCCCATTGTGGAAGAAAAAGCCAAAAAAGATGAGCATATTCATGAGTTCCTAAAGGAAGTCAAGGTACTGACAAGGTTCAGGACCACGGACCAGGAAATCAGGCATATCCATTGGATTAAGATCAGCTTTGTGGTTGCGGCATTGCTTCTTGGCTTGCTGTCTGCCTTGACATCTGCGCCATCGGATCTGGTTTCCCTGGCTGCTGTTGCAATTGGCGTGTGCATAGCCCTGCCTGTTGGAAGCTATGTCATGCACCATATGTCCTTGGCAATGCACACGACAGAGATACATTTCCACGATGCATTCAGGTACCTCGCAATAATGGGATTGCTCCTTTTTGCAATTAAGGCCTTTTTCCCAATTGAGGCCATGCTTGCATTCTTGATAGTTGTGATTTTTTTCCTTTCGAACATGGCAATAAAGCATTACAGCGTTCCTGTGGGCAAAGCTTACATAATGTCATCATCCACAATAATAATAGCAATGACTGTGATGTACGCGACAAGCGCATTGGTTGGTATGCTTTTCGCATTTTACCGGATTAAATTTTGAAAATTTGGATTCATAAGCAGGCGCATGGCTGGACAACGAGAAATAAAAAGAGGTGCATAGATGTATTATCGCAGGAAGGCAGAGGAGGCATTCACAGAGCTCGGTTCAGGCGCATCCGGCCTTGCATCGCAGGAAGCAAAGGCCAGGATTCAAAAATTCGGGTATAACGCGCTGGATGAGGAAAAAAAATTAAGCCCCTGGAAAATATTCCTGAGCCAGTTCACCAGCTTTATTGTCTGGATTCTTTTTGGCGCCACTATTGTCTCGGTCATTGTCGAGGAGTATATAGACGCGGGAGTCATACTTGTCATAATTCTCCTCAATGGCATCCTCGGGTTTATACAGGAATTCAAGGCTGAAAAATCCCTTGAGGCCCTGAAAAAATTGGCGAGCCTTAAGGCAAAGGTATTGAGGGATGGGAAGGAAGTGTCAGTTGATGCAAAGGAACTTGTGCCCGGTGATGTCATTATTCTCAGGGAAGGGGACAAGGTGCCTGCTGACGCAAGGGTTTTCTTTGTTGAAAGGCTG
This genomic stretch from Candidatus Woesearchaeota archaeon harbors:
- a CDS encoding RecX family transcriptional regulator produces the protein MLDKKSLKYIVTALREGYTKDQIEQALINRAFDKEEIDAALDAAIQKVRGREKMQKKFQSFIPPNFRENESRIIEKFSSRMLKKGFHADQIRGVLLARGYDKAKVDQIIPIVEEKAKKDEHIHEFLKEVKVLTRFRTTDQEIRHIHWIKISFVVAALLLGLLSALTSAPSDLVSLAAVAIGVCIALPVGSYVMHHMSLAMHTTEIHFHDAFRYLAIMGLLLFAIKAFFPIEAMLAFLIVVIFFLSNMAIKHYSVPVGKAYIMSSSTIIIAMTVMYATSALVGMLFAFYRIKF